The Catharus ustulatus isolate bCatUst1 chromosome 16, bCatUst1.pri.v2, whole genome shotgun sequence genome window below encodes:
- the CPSF4 gene encoding cleavage and polyadenylation specificity factor subunit 4 encodes MQELIASVDHITFDLELAVEQQLGAQPLPFPGMDKSGAAVCEFFLKAACGKGGMCPFRHISGEKTVVCKHWLRGLCKKGDQCEFLHEYDMTKMPECYFYSKFGECSNKECPFLHIDPESKIKDCPWYDRGFCKHGPLCRHRHTRRVICVNYLVGFCPEGPACKFMHPRFELPMGTTEQPPLPQPTQTQQKRTPQVIGVMQSQNNNSGNRGPRPLEQVTCYKCGEKGHYANRCTKGHLAFLSGQ; translated from the exons ATGCAAGAGCTCATCGCCAGCGTGGACCACATCACGTTCGACCTGGAGCTGGCcgtggagcagcagctgggggcacAGCCGCTCCCCTTCCCTGGCATGGACA AATCAGGCGCAGCTGTCTgtgagttttttttaaaggcgGCATGTGGAAAAG GAGGCATGTGTCCATTCAGACACATCAGTGGGGAAAAGACAGTTGTTTGTAAACACTGGCTACGAGGACTGTGCAAAAAGGGAGACCAGTGCGAGTTCCTGCACGAGTATGACATGACCAAGATGCCTGAGTGTTACTTCTACTCCAAATTTG GGGAATGCAGTAACAAGGAATGTCCATTCTTGCACATTGACCCGGAGTCCAAGATCAAAGACTGTCCCTGGTATGACAGAGGCTTCTGCAAACACG GTCCCCTCTGCAGACATCGGCACACCCGGAGAGTCATTTGTGTGAATTACCTGGTAGGATTCTGTCCAGAGGGGCCTGCCTGTAAATTCATGCA CCCTCGGTTTGAACTGCCAATGGGAACCACAGAGCAACCACCACTGCCTCAGccaacacaaacacagcaaaag AGAACACCCCAAGTCATTGGAGTCATGCAATCTCAAAATAACAACAGTGGGAACAGAGGACCCCGGCCGTTGGAGCAGGTCACCTGCTACAAG tgtgGTGAAAAAGGTCACTATGCCAACAGATGCACCAAAGGACACCTGGCCTTTCTCAGTGGACagtga
- the ATP5MF gene encoding ATP synthase subunit f, mitochondrial: MAQPPVLLKDTKLMDVKLGQLGTWLAMRDFTPGGILGAVKRGYTRYYNKYINVRKGGLGGISMLLAGYIALSYMWSYSHIKHDRRRKYH, encoded by the exons ATGGCGCAGCCGCCGG TTCTCCTCAAGGACACCAAGCTGATGGACGTGAAGCTGGGCCAGCTGGGCACCTGGCTGGCCATGAGAGACTTCACCCCCGGCGGCATCTTGGGGGCCGTGAAGAGAG GTTACACCAGATACTACAACAAATACATCAATGTGAGGAAGGGGGGCCTCGGGGGTATCTCCATGCTGCTGGCTGGGTACATTGCCCTCAGCTACATGTGGAGCTACAGTCACATCA AGCACGACCGCAGGAGGAAGTACCACTGA